Part of the Flavobacterium sp. MDT1-60 genome, TAAATCCGGTTTTAAAACCGGTTCAAATGAATATTAATCCGGTTACTGTAACAGCTCCGGTTCATACCGAAGAATTTGTTATTGAAAAAGCGGAAGAGGAAGATATTATCGAAGAAAATCTGGCCTCTCGCCTGGTTGCTGATTTTGGATTATTCGATCCAACTTTAGATTTATCGAATTATAAATTCCCAACCATCGATTTATTAAAAGAATATTCGACTGGCGGAATTACGATTAATCAGGAAGAATTAGAAGAAAACAAAAACAAAATTGTAGATACACTTCGTAATTACAAAATTGAAATCGCACAGATCAAAGCAACCGTTGGTCCATCGGTAACTTTATACGAAATTGTACCGGAAGCCGGAATCAGAATTTCTAAAATTAAGAGTTTAGAAGATGATATTGCTTTGTCTTTATCTGCTTTAGGAATTCGTATTATTGCGCCAATTCCAGGAAAAGGAACAATTGGTATCGAGGTTCCGAACAAGAACCCAACTATGGTTTCGATGAAAAGTGTTATTGGATCAGCTAAATTTCAGGAAGCTGAAATGGAGTTACCAATTGCTTTGGGTAAAACAATTTCGAACGAAACTTTTGTTGTCGATTTAGCAAAAATGCCCCACTTATTAATGGCGGGTGCTACCGGACAAGGAAAATCTGTTGGATTAAATGCAGTTTTAACTTCTCTTTTGTACAAAAAACATCCAGCGGAAGTAAAATTCGTTTTGGTCGACCCGAAAAAAGTGGAGCTTACACTTTTTAATAAAATAGAAAGACATTATTTAGCCAAACTTCCTGACGCAGGAGATGCGATTATTACAGACAATGCCAAAGTAGTTAATACATTAAACTCACTTTGTGTTGAAATGGACAATCGTTATTCTTTATTAAAGGATGCGATGGTTCGTAATATTAAGGAATATAATGATAAATTTAAAGCCAGAAAATTAAATCCTGAAGCAGGACACCGATTTTTACCATACATTATATTGGTTGTCGATGAGTTTGCCGATTTAATTATGACAGCCGGTAAAGAAGTCGAAATTCCGATTGCGCGTTTAGCTCAGTTGGCACGTGCTATTGGTATTCACTTAATTATCGCTACACAAAGACCATCTGTAAACGTTATTACAGGTTTGATTAAAGCGAATTTCCCTGCGAGAATTGCTTTTAGGGTAACGTCAAAAATTGACTCTCGAACAATTTTAGACACACAAGGAGCCGATCAATTAATTGGTCGGGGAGATTTATTGTACACAAACGGAAATGATGTCGTTCGTGTTCAGTGTGCTTTTATTGACACTCCCGAGGTTGAAAAAATTACGGATTTTATTGGTTCACAAAAAGCGTATGCCACGGCTTATTTGCTTCCAGAGTTTGTTGGAGAAGAAACTGGCATCAATCTTGATATGGATATTTCGGAAAGAGATACTTTATTTAGAGAAGCTGCGGAGATTATTGTCAATGCACAACAAGGTTCCGCTTCATTATTGCAAAGAAAACTAAAATTGGGTTACAACAGAGCCGGTCGTTTGATCGATCAGCTGGAAGCAGCTGGAATTGTTGGTCCCTTTGAAGGCAGTAAAGCAAGAAGCGTGAATATTTCGGATTTAAGTGCTCTTGATCAATTTTTTAACAATGAACAAAATTAATCCTATCATGAAAACGAAAATTCAGGAAATCAAAAACAATTCTATCACTAACATGACTAAAAAGTGTTTTCAAATGGCAATTTTATTGCTTTTGAGCTTTACTTCTATTCAGGCACAGGATAAAAAAGCCAAAGATTTATTGAACCAGGTTACAGCAAAAATTAAAAGCTACGATAATATTTCTATTGATTTTAAATACTCTTTGAACAACGCTAAAGAAAACATCAATCAGGACAGTAAAGGAAATGTTATCATGAAAGGCAATCAATATGTATTGAATTTTATGGGTGTCACTAAAATATTTGATGGTCAAAAAACCTACACAATCAACCCTGAAGATGAAGAAGTTACCATTTCTAAAGTAAACGAAAAGGATGATAATGCAATCACGCCTTCAAAAATGCTTACTTTTTTCAATTCTGGTTACAAATACAATATGGACATTGTTCAAAATGTTAAAGGAAGAAAAATTCAATACATAAAATTAGCACCAACAAACACTAAAGATCAAAGAAAAGAGATTCTTTTAGGTATTGACGTGCAGACAAAACACATCTATAATTTAATCGAAACTGGAAAAAATGGAACAAAAACCACTTTAACCGTTAATTCTTTTAAAACCAATCAGCCTTTATCAAAAAATCAATTTACCTTTGTAGCGAGCAAATATCCAAAATACTACATCAACAAATTAGATTAATTACGGGTTGAAAATTTTAGACAAATACTTACTAAAAACATTTCTGATTACGTTTACTACGGTATTCGTAATCCTTTTTTTTATATTCATACTTCAAACCGTATGGCTCTTTATCTCAGAACTTGCAGGTAAAGACCTTGATTTGATATTGGTTGTAAAATTCCTTCTTTTCTCAATGCCGAGAATTATTCCGTTAGTTTTACCACTATCGGTTTTATTGGCATCTATTATGACTTTCGGAAATCTGGCTGAGAATTATGAATTCGCAGCTATGAAATCTTCCGGAATATCATTGCAAAGAGCGATGCGGGTTTTAATCGTTTTCATCTTTGTTTTGAGTATTGTGGCGTTTTGGTTCGCCAATAATGTAATTCCGTATGCCGAATATAAGTTTGTTAATTTCCGAAAAAACATCGCTCAGGCAAAACCTGCCATGGCTATTGCCGAAGGTCAGTTTAACGACGTTGGAACTTACAATATTAAAGTAAATAAGAAATCGGGAGAAAACGGCAATATCCTAACCGGAGTTACTATTCACGAAAAAGCGAATAACGTTGGAGAAAACAAAACCGTTATCAAAGCTAAAAACGGGAAGTTAATCAGTAATGAAAAATCCAGTATTTTAAAACTTGTTTTAAATGATGGATATTATTATCAGGATGTTACTCCAAAAAAATACGAAGACCGCGCTAAAATGCCGTTTGTCAAAGCCGCTTTTAAAAAGCAAATCATCAATATCGATTTATCTGAATTAAATAAAGTTGACGATAATCAGGAAATTAGCAGTACTAACGGAATGCTGAATGTAAACGAATTGCGTTATACATTAGACTCTTTAAATAAAAACCTGGACAATGAAATACTATCATTTTCAGAAAATATAAATCAACGCGTTGGAATAAAAAAACAACCTCCTGTTGTTATAAAAAATGAGAAAAAGAAAAAATCGTTGCCTAACGATCTTTTATCACTTTACACGAATAAGCAAAAACTGGATATTCTAAAAATGGCCAGTAGCAACGTTACCAGCAATACCTATTCTATAGATGCTACTCAAAAGGAACTAAAAGACAAACAAAGAGATATCAACAAACATCTCAGCGCTTTATACGAGAAGTTTGTAATTGCTTTTGCCTGCTTTTTAATGTTTTTTATTGGTGCCCCCTTAGGCGCAATCATCCGTAAAGGCGGACTAGGCTTACCTATTGTTTTTGCGGTATTAATCTTTATTACTTTTCATTTCATCAATACTTTTGGAAAACGACTTTCTCAGGAGGGTGGAATGACACCGTTTATGGGATCATGGATGTCTTCATTTATATTACTTCCATTAGCTGTTTTATTAACCTATCGCGCTACAAACGACAACGGATTAATAAACTTTGATGCGATCACAACTCCGATTTTACAACTATTTCAAAAAATTTCTGAGCGGTTTATTCCTGCTCAAAAGCAATAATAATTATGTCAACAACAAAAATACAACTGAACACCATTGAAGAAGCTATAGAAGATATTCGTCAAGGTAAAGTAATCATTGTAGTAGATGATGAAGATCGTGAAAACGAAGGTGATTTTTTGGCTGCAGCTGAGAAAGTAACTCCGGAAATGATCAACTTTATGGCTACTCACGGACGCGGTTTAATTTGTACACCACTTACTGAAAGCCGCTGTAAGGAACTTGATTTACGTGCAATGGTAAGCAACAATACAGATCATATGGAAACCGCTTTTACCGTTTCTGTAGATTTAAAAGGACATGGTGTTACGACCGGAATTTCAGCAGCAGACCGATCTAAAACAGTACAAGCTTTAGTTGACGGCAATACAAAACCTCATGATTTAGCACGCCCTGGACACATTTTTCCATTGATTGCAAAACAAGGTGGCGTTTTAAGAAGAACGGGGCACACAGAAGCCGCTATTGACTTCGCAAGGTTAGCTGGATTTAAATCTGCCGGCGTAATCTGCGAGATTTTAAATGAAGATGGAACAATGTCCCGTTTACCTGAATTGGTAAAAGTGGCAAAGAAATTCAATTTAAAATTGGTTTCAATTGAGGATCTTGTTGCCTACAGAATGCAGCACGATAGCCTTATCGTTAAAAAAGAAGATTTTGATATCGAAACCCGTTTCGGAACTTTCAGACTTAGAGCTTACGAGCAAACTACCAATAAACAAATTCATATTGCTTTAACTAAAGGAACATGGAATCTTGGAGAACCAATCTTAACCAGAATCCACTCTTCTCAGGTAAATAATGATTTATTAGGAACTTTAACCAACAATGCTGAACAACAATTAGACGGTATGTTTAAAGTTATTAATGAAAACGGAAAAGGTGCTGTCGTTTTTATCAATCAGGATATGCAGGCAGTAAACCTGTTAAGCCGTATTTCTGAGCTTAAATCATTACAGGCAGGAGGTACGATGAAAGCTCCAAAAGTAATTATTGACAGTAAAGACTACGGAATTGGTGCCCAAATCCTTCATGATATCGATATTTCTAAAATTAGATTGGTATCTAACACTGAACAAACAAAACGTGTGGGAATGATTGGCTACGGACTTGAAATTACTGATTACGTAAACTACTAATATGGGTACATTAGAAGAACGCATCGTAAAATCAGAAACTCATATATTTAAGGCAGTTTTTCCAAGTACAACAAATCATTATGATACTTTATTTGGAGGAACCGCACTTCATTTGATGGATGAAGTTGCTTTTATTTGCGCGACAAGATTCAGCAGAAAGAAAGTGGTAACGATTTCAACCGGACAAATTGATTTTAAAAAAGCAATTCCGGCGGGAACTTTAATCGAATTAGTAGCCAAAGTGATTAGTGTAGGAAGAACAAGCTGCAAAATTCACGTCGATATTTTCATGGAACAAATGTATTCAGAGCTTCGTGAAACGGTAGTTTCAGGAACTTTTTCGTTTGTTGCAGTCGATGAAAACAAAAAACCAGTCCCTATTTTGGACTAATCACGTTATTTAACGTAAAATTGTTTTTAAAATAAATACTGATTATGAATGACTTAAAAATTAATTTAAAATAATCAGTAAAAAAGCTTTAAAAAAGTTTTGATAACCGAAAAAGCGTCTTATATTTGCACTCGCAATCAGCAAATGATCGCAACATACTGGAGAAATGGCAGAGCGGTCGAATGCGGCAGTCTTGAAAACTGTTGACTGTAACAGGTCCGGGGGTTCGAATCCCTCTTTCTCCGCGAAGGCCCGAAAACAAAGGAAAAACAAGATTTTAAAAGTTTTCAAAAAGCCTAAAAAAAGCGGTAAACCCTGCAAATCCAACGATTTGCAGGGTTTTTTCTTTTATACCGCTTTTCAATATTTATAAAAACACTCAAAAACTTTGTGGCGCATTCGTGGCACATTTGAAAATTTCGAAAATGTGCCACAAAATTTCATATTAAGCCCCTATATCAAAGGGGTTAAGAACGTTTACATCTTATTTAAATGAGGTTATAATTCTACATTTACTAATCTAATAAGTTGAATTATGCTAGAGAACGGCTTTGATATTCTTTTTGAAAGCATCCCGTAAGAGTAATATTAGAAAGAATAGTCGGAGAAGGATTAATTAGCAACACAACAATAAGTGGCGGATTATATGCTGTTTTCTATAAAGAAGCACCAATATCTAAATACTTCAAAACATGGAATTACATTTACGAAGTATGGTTTGAAGAAAATGGTTACCAGCCAGATAATAGAAATTTCTTTCTAAATCATTTAAATGCCCCTAAATCACATCCCGAAAATCTTCATATTATTGACATTTATATACCAATTAAATTACTGTAAGAATTGTGAAATGTATTAGGTAAAATAAAAACTAATCAAATTCAAATTTAATGAAATAACCATTTATTGTATCATCCTCTATGACAGGTAATGGTTTGCGATTTAATTTTAGAATGTAGAGTACTTCCAAAGTTAACAGCCCTTTTATGTAAAATTGCAAAATATTTATTGAAATATTTTAAAATTTTGAACGTTGTTCAAAATTTAATCGTATGTTTGCAAAATATATTTCAGATATGAGTACGGCAGAAAGAAAAGCACGCGAAAAAGAAGCACTAAAATTACTGATTCTAAAAGGAGCTAAAAAACTCTTTTTAGAAAGAGGGATAGAACAGACTACTATTCGAAATATCGCAGATGAAATTGATTACAGCGTTGGAACTGTTTATGTCTATTTTAAGGACAAAAATGCTATCCTGCACGATCTGCATTCGATTGGATTTCAAGAACTGGGTGGAAACTTCAGAGAGCTATTATTAGTTGAGGATGCTATGGAGCGTTTACGAAAAATGGGAATCATATATATGAAGTTCGCTATTGAAAACCAGGAAATGTATGACCTGATGTTTAATGTCAAGGCGCCTATGGAATTTATCGAAGCTTCTGAAAAAGCAGAATGGAATGAAGGTGCTACCACATTTGGAGCCTTAAAGACTACTGTAGAAGATTGTATGAATGCAGGGCATTTCAAGGGGCACAATTTAGAACCGTTGGCATTTTTGATCTGGAGCCTGATGCACGGTATGTGCAGTCTTGAAATACGCCAGAGAACAAAAGGTGTTATGTTTACCAATCCTGATACCATCCTTTTAGACGGCTATAGCGAATATTTAAAAATAATAGAGAAGCTTTAATATTTTTTTGACCAAAAAAATGAACAATGTTCAACTAATAAACAATGTACAAACTAATGAAAAATGCAATAACACTAGCAATGATCTGTTTTGGAATCTTAGGATATTCCCAAAGCAAACTTGACAATTACATCCATATTGGATTAGAAAGCAATGAAGTAATCAAACAGCACAATTTTGATATCAACAAAAGTATCTACGCGCTGAAAGAAGCCCGTTCCCTATTCTACCCTACTGTTTCTTTAAATGCAAATTATACAAAAGCAGATGGCGGAAGAACAATAGACATTCCTATTGGCGATATGTTGAATCCAGTATACAGTACCTTAAATCAGATTACAAATTCGAATGCTTTTCCTGCTCTGCAAAACCAATCCGTTTTGATAAACCCGGACAATTTCTATGATGCTAGAATTCACACAACCATGCCACTGTTGAATTTCGAAATCATCTACAACAAAAGAATCAAGAGCCAGCAGAGTTCGCTGCAAAAAATAGAGCTGGAAATATACAAAAGAGAGCTGGTCAAGGAAATAAAAACAGCCTATTACAAATATCTCCAGTCAATGGAGGGAGTTACTATCTATCAGGATGCTTTAAAATTAGTCAGGGAAAACCAGAGGGTAAACCAGTCTTTATTTAAAAATGATAAAATAAATCGTACAGCAGTTCTTAGAAGTGATAACGAGGTGATTCGTATTGAAGCAAACCTGGAAACCGCAAAGCACACGAGTAACAATGCCAAATCTTATTTTAATTTCCTGATCAATCAAAAATTGGACAGCGCCATTGAGGTGGATTTAGACAAAGAAAGCCTGCCTAATGTACTGGTTCAGGAAAATACCTCAAACAGGGAGGAACTTTCAAAACTTACTCTCGCCAAAGATTTAAACGGTAATGTAGGCAAGCTAACACAATCCTACTGGTATCCAAAGCTGAGTGGTTTTGCCGATTTTGGTTTTCAGGACTTTGATTTCGAAGTCAACAAACAATCCCGATATTACTTTGCAGGTGCTGCTTTAGAATGGACTATTTTCTCAGGCAACAAAAACAAATACAAGCTCAAGCAGGTTGAAGAAGACAGTAAGAGAATAAGTTCTCAGACAGACAATGTAAAACAGCAGTTACTCCTTCAGTTTCAGGTAACCCAAAACAACCTAAAATCAGCATTGGAACAATTCAACGCAGATAAAAGTCAAAAAGAGTCGGCCAAAAAATACAATGAGGATATAACCAAATTATATAAAGAAGGCCAGGCCATTTATATAGAACTTCTCGATGCACAAAACCAGTGGGTAAATGCCCAGCTCAATACTAATATATCTCTTTATAATTCGTGGATTGCTTTTGCAGAATTAGAAAGAGCCAATGCAACTTTTACTTTTAATTAAATCAAAAAACAATAATTATGAAAAAATCTATAGCAATATGCCTTTTTGCCTTTCCTGTTTTTTATGCCTGCAAAGAAGAAAAAAAAGAGCACAGCACATTTGAAACTGCGGAAGTGGTATCCATTAAAACAGCAACAGTTGAATCATTAGCACTTACCAATAATATAAGCGCTTCAGGTCTGGTAACAACAGAAAACACTGCCAATTATGCCTTTAAAATTGGAGGTGTCGTAAATCACATTTATGTGGAAGAAGGACAGTTTTTCAAAAAAGGACAGCTGTTAGCAACATTGGATGAAACCGAAATTAGTGCGGGTTTAAACCAGACAGATTTAAACGTAAAAAAATACGAACGCGATTACACGCGTGCCAACAATTTATATAAAGACAGCGTGTACACCTTAGAACAGCTTCAAAATACAAAAACGGGCCTGGATATTGCCA contains:
- a CDS encoding DNA translocase FtsK yields the protein MAKTTKKETVDKKNEPKAGNKRSWTITKQQKFVLGCLLVLFSIALLVAFISFYVNGQWQTDQSAVSHLGDRSEEVQNWLGKFGAYLADLIVYRGFGLASFILVRLFFLTGLFLALEMSTKRLKSIWFWDLFAIIIVSILFGFFATSAPELGGTIGYELNLFSQDYIGKTGTLLALLFGLIVYLIFKIKLSPEKIQSYFDSTKNELKSELNALKTPQQPESAYNLEEFAIEAEDPELDNIHLKTEDTQFEINKEALKPTISNSSEIDLNPVLKPVQMNINPVTVTAPVHTEEFVIEKAEEEDIIEENLASRLVADFGLFDPTLDLSNYKFPTIDLLKEYSTGGITINQEELEENKNKIVDTLRNYKIEIAQIKATVGPSVTLYEIVPEAGIRISKIKSLEDDIALSLSALGIRIIAPIPGKGTIGIEVPNKNPTMVSMKSVIGSAKFQEAEMELPIALGKTISNETFVVDLAKMPHLLMAGATGQGKSVGLNAVLTSLLYKKHPAEVKFVLVDPKKVELTLFNKIERHYLAKLPDAGDAIITDNAKVVNTLNSLCVEMDNRYSLLKDAMVRNIKEYNDKFKARKLNPEAGHRFLPYIILVVDEFADLIMTAGKEVEIPIARLAQLARAIGIHLIIATQRPSVNVITGLIKANFPARIAFRVTSKIDSRTILDTQGADQLIGRGDLLYTNGNDVVRVQCAFIDTPEVEKITDFIGSQKAYATAYLLPEFVGEETGINLDMDISERDTLFREAAEIIVNAQQGSASLLQRKLKLGYNRAGRLIDQLEAAGIVGPFEGSKARSVNISDLSALDQFFNNEQN
- a CDS encoding outer membrane lipoprotein carrier protein LolA translates to MKTKIQEIKNNSITNMTKKCFQMAILLLLSFTSIQAQDKKAKDLLNQVTAKIKSYDNISIDFKYSLNNAKENINQDSKGNVIMKGNQYVLNFMGVTKIFDGQKTYTINPEDEEVTISKVNEKDDNAITPSKMLTFFNSGYKYNMDIVQNVKGRKIQYIKLAPTNTKDQRKEILLGIDVQTKHIYNLIETGKNGTKTTLTVNSFKTNQPLSKNQFTFVASKYPKYYINKLD
- a CDS encoding LptF/LptG family permease; translation: MKILDKYLLKTFLITFTTVFVILFFIFILQTVWLFISELAGKDLDLILVVKFLLFSMPRIIPLVLPLSVLLASIMTFGNLAENYEFAAMKSSGISLQRAMRVLIVFIFVLSIVAFWFANNVIPYAEYKFVNFRKNIAQAKPAMAIAEGQFNDVGTYNIKVNKKSGENGNILTGVTIHEKANNVGENKTVIKAKNGKLISNEKSSILKLVLNDGYYYQDVTPKKYEDRAKMPFVKAAFKKQIINIDLSELNKVDDNQEISSTNGMLNVNELRYTLDSLNKNLDNEILSFSENINQRVGIKKQPPVVIKNEKKKKSLPNDLLSLYTNKQKLDILKMASSNVTSNTYSIDATQKELKDKQRDINKHLSALYEKFVIAFACFLMFFIGAPLGAIIRKGGLGLPIVFAVLIFITFHFINTFGKRLSQEGGMTPFMGSWMSSFILLPLAVLLTYRATNDNGLINFDAITTPILQLFQKISERFIPAQKQ
- the ribB gene encoding 3,4-dihydroxy-2-butanone-4-phosphate synthase, coding for MSTTKIQLNTIEEAIEDIRQGKVIIVVDDEDRENEGDFLAAAEKVTPEMINFMATHGRGLICTPLTESRCKELDLRAMVSNNTDHMETAFTVSVDLKGHGVTTGISAADRSKTVQALVDGNTKPHDLARPGHIFPLIAKQGGVLRRTGHTEAAIDFARLAGFKSAGVICEILNEDGTMSRLPELVKVAKKFNLKLVSIEDLVAYRMQHDSLIVKKEDFDIETRFGTFRLRAYEQTTNKQIHIALTKGTWNLGEPILTRIHSSQVNNDLLGTLTNNAEQQLDGMFKVINENGKGAVVFINQDMQAVNLLSRISELKSLQAGGTMKAPKVIIDSKDYGIGAQILHDIDISKIRLVSNTEQTKRVGMIGYGLEITDYVNY
- a CDS encoding acyl-CoA thioesterase; the protein is MGTLEERIVKSETHIFKAVFPSTTNHYDTLFGGTALHLMDEVAFICATRFSRKKVVTISTGQIDFKKAIPAGTLIELVAKVISVGRTSCKIHVDIFMEQMYSELRETVVSGTFSFVAVDENKKPVPILD
- a CDS encoding GyrI-like domain-containing protein, which codes for MVGEGLISNTTISGGLYAVFYKEAPISKYFKTWNYIYEVWFEENGYQPDNRNFFLNHLNAPKSHPENLHIIDIYIPIKLL
- a CDS encoding TetR/AcrR family transcriptional regulator produces the protein MFAKYISDMSTAERKAREKEALKLLILKGAKKLFLERGIEQTTIRNIADEIDYSVGTVYVYFKDKNAILHDLHSIGFQELGGNFRELLLVEDAMERLRKMGIIYMKFAIENQEMYDLMFNVKAPMEFIEASEKAEWNEGATTFGALKTTVEDCMNAGHFKGHNLEPLAFLIWSLMHGMCSLEIRQRTKGVMFTNPDTILLDGYSEYLKIIEKL
- a CDS encoding TolC family protein yields the protein MKNAITLAMICFGILGYSQSKLDNYIHIGLESNEVIKQHNFDINKSIYALKEARSLFYPTVSLNANYTKADGGRTIDIPIGDMLNPVYSTLNQITNSNAFPALQNQSVLINPDNFYDARIHTTMPLLNFEIIYNKRIKSQQSSLQKIELEIYKRELVKEIKTAYYKYLQSMEGVTIYQDALKLVRENQRVNQSLFKNDKINRTAVLRSDNEVIRIEANLETAKHTSNNAKSYFNFLINQKLDSAIEVDLDKESLPNVLVQENTSNREELSKLTLAKDLNGNVGKLTQSYWYPKLSGFADFGFQDFDFEVNKQSRYYFAGAALEWTIFSGNKNKYKLKQVEEDSKRISSQTDNVKQQLLLQFQVTQNNLKSALEQFNADKSQKESAKKYNEDITKLYKEGQAIYIELLDAQNQWVNAQLNTNISLYNSWIAFAELERANATFTFN